From the Aquitalea magnusonii genome, one window contains:
- the cysW gene encoding sulfate ABC transporter permease subunit CysW — MATLTTESRPVRYALTAVALLFLFLFLLLPLIGVFWEALHKGWQLYLTALVEPEALSAIKLTLISAAIAVPLNLVFGVAAAWAIARFEFRGKSLLTTLIDLPFAVSPVVAGLMFILLFGANTVVGGWLQDHGLQVIFAVPGIVLATVFVTFPFVARELIPLMQSQGADEEQAAIVLGASGWQTFRKVTLPNIKWGLLYGVILTNARAMGEFGAVSVVSGHIRGETNTIPLHVEILYNEYNFVGAFACASLLAMLALITLLVKSLVEWRLHRQQQASTLRTAEARMQAQAAQP; from the coding sequence ATGGCCACTCTGACGACTGAAAGCCGCCCGGTACGCTATGCCCTCACCGCCGTGGCGCTGCTGTTCCTGTTCCTGTTTTTGCTGCTGCCCTTGATTGGCGTGTTCTGGGAGGCGCTGCACAAGGGCTGGCAGCTCTACCTGACTGCGCTGGTGGAGCCGGAAGCACTGTCCGCCATCAAGCTGACGCTGATTTCCGCCGCCATCGCGGTGCCGCTCAACCTGGTGTTTGGTGTGGCGGCCGCCTGGGCGATTGCACGCTTTGAATTCCGCGGCAAAAGCCTGCTCACCACGCTGATCGACCTGCCGTTTGCCGTGTCGCCGGTGGTGGCTGGCTTGATGTTCATCCTGCTGTTCGGGGCCAATACGGTGGTGGGCGGCTGGCTGCAGGACCACGGCCTGCAGGTGATCTTTGCCGTGCCGGGCATTGTGCTGGCCACGGTATTCGTCACCTTCCCTTTTGTCGCTCGCGAGCTGATTCCGCTGATGCAGTCGCAAGGGGCGGATGAAGAGCAAGCCGCCATCGTGCTGGGAGCCAGCGGCTGGCAGACCTTCCGCAAGGTGACACTGCCCAATATCAAGTGGGGTCTGCTGTACGGGGTCATCCTCACCAATGCCCGCGCCATGGGCGAATTTGGCGCGGTCAGCGTGGTGTCCGGGCATATCCGGGGCGAAACCAACACCATCCCGCTGCATGTGGAAATTCTGTACAACGAATACAACTTTGTTGGCGCCTTTGCCTGCGCCTCGCTGCTGGCCATGCTGGCCTTGATCACCCTGCTGGTGAAGTCGCTGGTGGAATGGCGGCTGCACCGCCAGCAACAGGCCTCCACCCTGCGTACTGCCGAAGCCCGCATGCAAGCCCAGGCGGCACAACCCTGA
- a CDS encoding Maf family protein: protein MTPSDTRIYLASGSPRRRELLEQLGVHLERIHADIDESVLPGENAVAYTERLAREKAAAGWAVVQNCGLPSRPLLSADTTVVLEGEIFGKPADAADAARMLRAFSGRSHQVVTSVAVRQDERVELRTSITEVHFRVLSDSDIQRYIDSGEPFDKAGAYGIQGLAAVFIDHIAGSYTGVMGLPMFETAELLGLFGHSFP from the coding sequence ATGACCCCAAGCGATACCCGTATTTACCTGGCATCCGGCAGCCCGCGTCGTCGCGAACTGCTGGAACAGCTGGGCGTGCATCTGGAACGCATCCACGCCGACATCGACGAATCGGTACTGCCCGGTGAAAACGCCGTCGCCTATACCGAGCGCCTGGCACGCGAAAAAGCGGCTGCCGGTTGGGCCGTGGTGCAGAACTGCGGACTGCCGTCGCGCCCGCTGCTGTCGGCCGACACCACCGTGGTGCTGGAGGGGGAAATCTTTGGCAAGCCGGCCGATGCCGCCGACGCCGCACGCATGCTGCGGGCGTTTTCCGGCCGCAGCCATCAGGTGGTCACCAGCGTGGCCGTGCGGCAGGATGAGCGGGTCGAACTGCGCACCAGCATCACCGAAGTGCATTTCCGTGTGCTGAGCGACAGCGACATCCAGCGCTATATCGACAGCGGTGAGCCGTTTGACAAGGCCGGTGCTTATGGCATCCAGGGCCTGGCCGCGGTGTTCATCGACCATATCGCCGGCAGCTATACCGGCGTGATGGGCCTGCCGATGTTTGAAACTGCCGAACTGCTGGGCCTGTTCGGCCACTCATTCCCTTGA
- a CDS encoding DciA family protein, with product MSERQFEDIARGDSTLRQLTREANALMALDQVFRSQLPPQLAEACRAVRIRDGELVVFANNGIVAARLRMMGNSLLAPLEARGYSASKVRIKVDIHLTPPPPPPKRIGISQQALAEIEAGAQQVSNPLVSAALARLIAHHKSRS from the coding sequence ATGTCAGAACGCCAGTTTGAAGATATCGCCCGCGGCGACAGCACGCTGCGCCAGCTTACGCGCGAGGCCAATGCGCTGATGGCGCTGGATCAGGTGTTTCGCAGCCAGTTGCCACCGCAACTGGCCGAGGCCTGCCGTGCGGTGCGCATTCGCGATGGCGAGCTGGTGGTGTTTGCCAATAACGGCATTGTGGCAGCCCGGCTGCGCATGATGGGCAACAGCCTGTTGGCCCCGCTGGAGGCGCGCGGCTACAGCGCCAGCAAGGTGCGCATCAAGGTGGACATCCACCTGACGCCACCACCGCCACCGCCCAAGCGCATCGGCATCAGCCAGCAGGCGCTGGCCGAAATCGAAGCCGGCGCGCAGCAGGTGAGCAACCCGCTGGTCAGCGCGGCGCTGGCACGGCTGATTGCCCACCACAAATCCCGTTCCTGA
- the secA gene encoding preprotein translocase subunit SecA → MISSLLKKVFGSRNDRLLKQYRQEVARINALEDGMKALSDEALAGKTAEFKKRLAEGATLDSILPEAFAVCREASRRVLGMRHFDVQLIGGMVLHHGKIAEMRTGEGKTLVGTLPVYLNALTGNGVHVITVNDYLASRDAGIMGRLYNFLGLTVGVNLSQMAHDDKQAAYACDITYGTNNEFGFDYLRDNMVFTTGEKVQRKLAFAVVDEVDSILIDEARTPLIISGPAEDNIDMYQRMNAVPPLLKRQETEDGEGDYWVDEKAHSVLLSEAGHEHCEDILVQLGMLKEGDSLYSATNITLMHHLMAALRAHSLFHLDQHYVVQDGEVVIVDEFTGRLMAGRRWSEGLHQAVEAKEGVEINRENQTLASITFQNYFRLYGKLSGMTGTADTEAYEFQSIYGLETVVIPTNRPMQRKDAQDKVYRSSREKYDAILADIKDCHERGQPVLVGTTSIENSELIAELLKQAKLPHNVLNAKEHAREADIVVQAGRPGVITVATNMAGRGTDIVLGGNPEPEIRAVQKDDSLSEDEQNARIEAIRAEWKLRHDAVLAAGGLHIIGTERHESRRIDNQLRGRSGRQGDPGSSRFYLSLEDPLLRIFASDRVAAIMDRLKMPDGEAIEHPWVSRSIENAQRKVEGRNFDIRKQLLEYDDVANDQRKVIYQQRNDILQDEDVSAVVINMREGVLSDLVDLHLPPESMEEQWDLVGLEKTLEAEFQLAAPVADWIKAESTLDIPDIKARIIQQAADAYQAKVDLAGEQVMRQFERSLVLQMLDTHWREHLAAMDHLRQGIHLRGYAQKNPKQEYKREAFELFADMLERIKRSVVNVLMTVQIRGQEDVDAVEPHQHGDYEMQHAEPGSSLGENDDEDNPLSPEALAEQGLRVSRNDPCPCGSGKKYKQCHGRLA, encoded by the coding sequence ATGATTTCCTCGCTACTCAAGAAAGTATTTGGCAGCCGCAACGACCGTCTGCTGAAGCAGTATCGTCAGGAAGTGGCGCGCATCAATGCCCTCGAAGATGGCATGAAAGCGCTGTCCGACGAGGCTTTGGCGGGAAAAACCGCCGAGTTCAAAAAGCGCCTCGCTGAGGGCGCAACGCTGGACAGTATCCTGCCGGAGGCCTTTGCCGTCTGCCGCGAGGCCTCGCGCCGCGTGCTGGGCATGCGCCACTTCGATGTGCAGCTGATCGGCGGCATGGTGCTGCACCATGGCAAGATTGCCGAAATGCGTACCGGTGAAGGTAAAACCCTGGTGGGCACCCTGCCGGTATACCTGAATGCACTGACCGGCAACGGCGTGCATGTCATCACCGTCAACGACTACCTGGCCAGCCGTGACGCCGGCATCATGGGCCGCCTGTACAACTTCCTCGGCCTGACCGTGGGCGTGAACCTGTCGCAGATGGCGCATGATGACAAGCAAGCCGCCTATGCCTGCGACATCACTTACGGCACCAATAACGAATTCGGTTTTGACTACCTGCGCGACAACATGGTGTTCACCACCGGCGAGAAGGTGCAGCGCAAGCTGGCCTTTGCCGTGGTCGACGAAGTGGACTCCATCCTGATTGACGAAGCGCGTACCCCGCTGATCATCTCCGGCCCGGCCGAAGACAATATCGACATGTACCAGCGCATGAACGCGGTACCGCCGCTGCTCAAGCGCCAGGAAACCGAGGACGGCGAGGGTGACTACTGGGTGGATGAAAAAGCCCATAGCGTGCTGTTGTCCGAAGCCGGTCACGAACACTGCGAAGACATCCTGGTACAACTGGGCATGCTGAAGGAAGGCGACAGCCTGTATTCCGCCACCAACATCACCCTGATGCACCACCTGATGGCCGCCTTGCGCGCCCATTCGCTCTTCCATCTGGACCAGCACTACGTGGTGCAGGATGGTGAAGTGGTGATCGTGGATGAATTCACCGGCCGCCTGATGGCAGGCCGTCGTTGGTCCGAAGGCCTGCACCAGGCGGTGGAAGCCAAGGAAGGCGTGGAAATCAACCGCGAAAACCAGACCCTGGCGTCCATTACCTTCCAGAACTACTTCCGCCTGTACGGCAAGCTGTCCGGCATGACCGGCACCGCCGACACTGAAGCCTACGAATTCCAGAGCATCTACGGCCTGGAAACGGTGGTGATCCCCACCAACCGTCCGATGCAGCGCAAGGACGCGCAGGACAAGGTATATCGTTCTTCCCGCGAGAAGTACGACGCCATCCTGGCCGACATCAAGGACTGCCACGAGCGTGGCCAGCCGGTGCTGGTGGGTACCACCAGCATCGAAAACTCCGAGCTGATTGCCGAGCTGCTCAAGCAGGCCAAGCTGCCGCACAATGTGCTGAACGCCAAGGAACATGCGCGTGAAGCCGACATCGTGGTGCAGGCCGGTCGTCCGGGCGTGATCACCGTGGCCACCAATATGGCCGGTCGTGGTACCGACATCGTGCTGGGTGGCAATCCGGAACCGGAAATCCGCGCGGTACAGAAGGACGACAGCCTGTCTGAAGACGAGCAGAACGCCCGCATCGAAGCCATCCGCGCCGAGTGGAAGCTGCGTCACGACGCGGTGCTGGCCGCAGGCGGCCTGCACATCATCGGTACCGAGCGTCATGAATCGCGCCGTATCGACAACCAGTTGCGTGGCCGTTCCGGCCGTCAGGGCGATCCGGGTTCCTCCCGCTTCTACCTGAGCCTGGAAGACCCGCTGCTGCGCATTTTTGCCTCCGACCGCGTGGCCGCCATCATGGACCGCCTGAAAATGCCGGACGGCGAAGCCATCGAACACCCGTGGGTATCGCGTTCCATCGAAAACGCCCAGCGCAAGGTGGAAGGCCGCAACTTCGACATCCGCAAGCAATTGCTGGAATACGATGACGTGGCCAATGACCAGCGCAAGGTGATCTACCAGCAGCGCAACGACATCCTGCAGGATGAAGACGTCAGCGCCGTGGTGATCAACATGCGTGAAGGTGTGCTGTCCGACCTGGTCGACCTGCACCTGCCGCCGGAATCCATGGAAGAGCAGTGGGACCTGGTGGGCCTGGAGAAAACCCTGGAAGCCGAATTCCAGCTGGCCGCCCCGGTGGCCGACTGGATCAAGGCCGAATCCACACTGGACATTCCGGACATCAAGGCCCGCATCATCCAGCAGGCTGCCGATGCCTATCAGGCCAAGGTGGATCTGGCTGGCGAGCAAGTGATGCGCCAGTTTGAACGCAGCCTGGTACTGCAAATGCTGGATACCCACTGGCGCGAACATCTGGCCGCCATGGACCATCTGCGTCAGGGCATTCACCTGCGCGGCTATGCGCAGAAGAACCCGAAGCAGGAATACAAGCGCGAAGCGTTTGAGCTGTTTGCCGACATGCTGGAGCGCATCAAGCGCAGCGTGGTAAACGTGCTGATGACGGTGCAGATTCGCGGTCAGGAAGATGTGGACGCAGTCGAGCCGCATCAGCATGGCGACTACGAAATGCAGCATGCCGAGCCGGGCTCTTCGCTGGGCGAGAACGACGATGAAGACAACCCGCTGTCGCCCGAAGCGCTGGCCGAGCAAGGCCTGCGCGTGAGCCGCAACGACCCTTGTCCCTGCGGCAGCGGTAAAAAATACAAGCAGTGCCACGGCCGTCTGGCCTGA
- a CDS encoding ABC transporter permease — MTSVIRPFIPATARRLLPNRWDLIAFPLILGFLLFATTGIQGTWAPISALQTEPISLDAANLPEYALRTTLRMLAAMLASIVFTLLYGTLAAKSRRAGQLLVPILDILQSVPVLGYISFTVTFFLALFPGRVLGAEFAAIFAIFTSQAWNMTFSFYQSLRTVPNDLKEVSQNLRLSGWQKFWKLEVPFSMPGMIWNMMMSMSGGWFFVVASEAITVGDKTVTLPGVGSYLAMAIAQKNLAAVGWVILTMTVVIIIYDQFLFRPLVAWADKFRLEDTMSQAAPESWVLNLIQRTRVIQQILRPFGKLLKKLARLRLNISLPRFIDSPAEASVTRGLDLLWGACITLLVAYVCWRLYSFISSEVGLGETFKVIGLGFITLIRVTLLIALASVIWVPLGVLIGLRPRLAEMIQPVAQFLAAFPANLLFPVFVVFIVHFKLNPDIWLSPLIVLGTQWYILFNVVAGASAFPNDFREAATNFHIKGWQWWRQVMLPGIFPYYITGAITASGGAWNASIVSEMVSWGDDKLAAHGLGAYIAQMTAAGDFPKILLGICVMSLFVVLFNRLLWRPLYAIAENKLRLN; from the coding sequence ATGACTAGCGTTATCCGTCCGTTTATTCCCGCCACCGCCCGTCGGCTGCTGCCCAATCGCTGGGATCTGATCGCTTTCCCGCTGATTTTGGGTTTTCTATTGTTTGCCACCACCGGTATCCAAGGTACCTGGGCCCCGATCAGCGCCCTGCAGACCGAACCCATCTCGCTGGATGCGGCCAATCTGCCCGAGTACGCCTTGCGTACCACCTTGCGCATGCTGGCCGCCATGCTGGCCTCCATCGTGTTCACCCTGCTTTACGGCACGCTGGCGGCCAAGAGCCGCCGCGCCGGCCAATTGCTGGTGCCCATTCTGGACATCCTGCAATCGGTGCCGGTGCTTGGCTACATCTCCTTTACCGTCACCTTTTTCCTGGCCTTGTTTCCCGGCCGGGTGCTGGGCGCTGAATTTGCCGCCATTTTTGCGATTTTCACCTCGCAGGCCTGGAATATGACTTTCAGCTTCTATCAGTCGCTGCGCACCGTGCCCAACGACCTGAAAGAAGTGTCGCAAAACCTGCGCCTGTCCGGCTGGCAGAAGTTCTGGAAACTGGAAGTGCCGTTCTCCATGCCGGGCATGATCTGGAACATGATGATGTCCATGTCCGGCGGCTGGTTCTTCGTGGTGGCCTCCGAAGCCATCACCGTGGGCGACAAGACCGTCACCCTGCCTGGCGTGGGTTCCTATCTGGCCATGGCCATTGCGCAGAAAAACCTGGCGGCAGTGGGCTGGGTGATTCTCACCATGACCGTGGTCATCATCATTTACGACCAGTTCCTGTTCCGCCCGCTGGTGGCCTGGGCCGACAAGTTCCGCCTGGAAGACACCATGTCGCAGGCGGCACCGGAATCCTGGGTGCTGAACCTGATCCAGCGCACCCGCGTCATCCAGCAGATCCTGCGTCCCTTTGGCAAGCTGCTGAAAAAGCTGGCGCGGCTGCGGCTGAACATCAGTCTGCCGCGCTTCATCGACAGCCCGGCGGAAGCCAGCGTTACACGCGGGCTGGACCTGCTGTGGGGGGCATGCATCACCCTGCTGGTGGCTTATGTCTGCTGGCGGCTGTACAGCTTCATCAGCAGTGAGGTGGGGCTGGGTGAAACCTTCAAGGTGATTGGCCTGGGCTTCATCACCCTGATCCGTGTCACCCTGCTGATTGCGCTGGCCTCCGTCATCTGGGTGCCGCTGGGGGTGCTGATCGGCCTGCGTCCGCGCCTGGCCGAGATGATCCAGCCGGTGGCGCAGTTCCTGGCCGCCTTCCCGGCCAACCTGCTGTTTCCGGTGTTCGTGGTGTTCATCGTCCACTTCAAGCTGAACCCGGACATCTGGCTGTCGCCGCTGATTGTGCTGGGCACCCAGTGGTACATCCTGTTCAATGTGGTGGCCGGTGCCAGCGCCTTCCCCAATGACTTCCGCGAAGCAGCCACCAATTTCCACATCAAGGGTTGGCAATGGTGGCGGCAGGTGATGCTGCCGGGCATTTTCCCCTACTACATCACCGGAGCCATCACCGCTTCCGGCGGCGCATGGAATGCCAGCATCGTGTCGGAAATGGTGTCCTGGGGCGATGACAAGCTGGCCGCCCACGGCCTGGGCGCGTATATCGCCCAGATGACCGCTGCCGGCGACTTTCCCAAGATTCTGCTTGGCATCTGCGTGATGTCACTGTTTGTCGTTTTGTTCAACCGTCTGCTGTGGCGTCCGCTGTATGCCATTGCTGAAAACAAGCTCCGTCTCAACTGA
- a CDS encoding fimbrial protein, whose product MTHHYMPYIRPNLVRGYLLATLLMLASFWAQAGCNSTSWAGSAVAIAVPGSIQVSSPQDGPLNTPLSGWFSVSSNSIVYCAQGGNLIGVFTTLQQSPGSTSTAGTYNENGRSYTIYNTSIPGIGFVVLSSVVAGGTGFGGTAMTGTSAQTIASGTVFLNTTITITTQVRLIKTARLTATSYTLGKTTFANYAVSTNWASGGGSVYMNGSTLSLQNTSCTVNTQSISVSLPTINTAQLPALSSTTGSTPFSIVLNCPSSQNIYMTLTDNSNPLRTSSIIGLEPSNSTASGIGIQILRNGSPVLLGPDSSNAGNTNQFLIGLNQLGSITIPLSAQYIRTGTVQSGKVKAVATFTMSYQ is encoded by the coding sequence ATGACTCATCATTACATGCCATATATCCGACCAAACCTCGTACGCGGCTACCTTCTGGCCACGCTGCTGATGCTGGCCAGCTTTTGGGCCCAGGCAGGCTGCAACAGTACAAGCTGGGCTGGCAGCGCCGTCGCGATTGCGGTGCCTGGCAGCATCCAGGTCAGCAGTCCGCAAGACGGCCCGCTGAACACACCCTTGTCCGGCTGGTTTTCTGTCAGTAGCAACAGCATTGTTTATTGCGCGCAGGGCGGTAACCTGATCGGGGTGTTCACCACCCTGCAACAAAGCCCTGGCAGCACCTCTACGGCAGGTACTTACAACGAGAACGGCCGCAGTTACACCATCTACAACACCAGCATTCCCGGCATTGGCTTTGTGGTTCTGAGTAGCGTAGTCGCCGGCGGCACCGGCTTTGGCGGCACCGCAATGACGGGCACCTCGGCACAGACCATTGCCTCGGGTACGGTCTTTCTCAATACCACCATTACCATCACGACGCAGGTAAGACTGATCAAGACGGCGCGCCTGACTGCCACCAGCTACACCCTGGGCAAAACCACTTTTGCCAATTACGCGGTATCAACCAACTGGGCAAGTGGTGGCGGGTCGGTATACATGAATGGCAGCACCCTGTCGCTGCAAAACACAAGCTGTACCGTCAACACCCAAAGCATCAGCGTCAGCCTGCCGACAATCAACACCGCCCAACTGCCCGCGCTCTCCTCTACCACCGGCAGTACCCCGTTCAGTATTGTGCTCAACTGCCCAAGCTCTCAAAACATCTACATGACGCTGACCGACAATAGCAATCCGCTGCGCACCAGTTCCATCATCGGCCTGGAGCCCTCCAACTCCACTGCCAGCGGCATCGGCATTCAGATACTGCGCAACGGCAGTCCGGTCCTGCTGGGGCCAGACTCCAGTAACGCCGGCAATACCAATCAGTTTCTCATTGGTCTGAATCAGCTAGGCAGCATCACCATTCCACTGTCGGCGCAGTACATCCGCACGGGGACGGTACAAAGTGGCAAGGTCAAGGCGGTGGCGACATTCACCATGTCATATCAGTAA
- a CDS encoding AAA-associated domain-containing protein encodes MHNETTTLRQEIFSLKHVDKGYHKGGEDDIQVLDDVNLTLHEGEIVGLLGRSGSGKSTLLRIIAGLIQASSGEVNYCGQPLTGPAEGVAMVFQTFALFPWLTVLQNVEAGLEALGVEPKERRRRALAAIDLIGLDGFENAYPRELSGGMRQRVGFARGLVVNPTLLLMDEPFSALDVLTAETLRTDLLDLWNQKQLPIKSILIVTHNIEEAVFMCDRIMVLSSNPGRVVAEIKVPFAHPRNRLDPAFRKMVDDIYALMTQRRSADTLHKVQLEIGSPLTEVSTNLMAGLMEALAAAPYNGRADLPEIGSKLLLEVDDLFPVAETLEHLGFVELRDGDIELTAAGKLFADYGTQERKVLFAEHLLRHIPLAARIRRVLQERPGQRAPRLRFEQELEDSLSDSAAEETLDTVISWGRYAEIFSYNDHSETFSLEDVEGGQ; translated from the coding sequence ATGCACAACGAAACCACAACCCTGCGGCAGGAAATCTTTTCCCTCAAGCATGTCGACAAGGGCTATCACAAGGGTGGCGAAGACGATATCCAGGTGCTGGACGACGTCAACCTCACCTTGCATGAAGGCGAAATCGTCGGCCTCTTGGGCCGTTCCGGCTCGGGCAAGTCCACCCTGCTGCGCATCATCGCCGGGCTGATTCAGGCCAGCAGTGGCGAAGTGAACTACTGTGGCCAGCCGCTGACCGGTCCGGCCGAAGGCGTGGCCATGGTGTTCCAGACCTTTGCCCTGTTCCCCTGGCTGACCGTGCTGCAAAACGTGGAAGCCGGGCTGGAAGCGCTGGGCGTGGAGCCCAAGGAACGCCGCCGCCGCGCGCTGGCCGCCATCGACCTGATCGGCCTGGACGGCTTTGAAAACGCCTATCCGCGCGAATTGTCCGGCGGCATGCGCCAACGCGTGGGCTTTGCCCGCGGCCTGGTGGTCAACCCCACCCTGCTGCTGATGGATGAACCATTCTCGGCGCTGGACGTGCTGACGGCGGAAACCCTGCGTACCGACCTGCTGGACTTGTGGAACCAGAAACAACTGCCGATCAAGTCCATCCTCATCGTTACCCACAACATCGAGGAAGCGGTGTTCATGTGCGACCGCATCATGGTGCTGTCGTCCAATCCGGGCCGTGTAGTCGCGGAAATCAAGGTGCCGTTTGCCCATCCGCGCAACCGGCTGGACCCGGCCTTCCGCAAGATGGTGGATGACATCTACGCGCTGATGACCCAGCGCCGCAGCGCCGACACCCTGCACAAGGTGCAGCTGGAAATCGGCAGCCCGCTGACTGAAGTGTCCACCAACCTGATGGCCGGCCTGATGGAAGCGCTGGCCGCCGCACCGTACAACGGCCGCGCCGACCTGCCGGAAATCGGCAGCAAGCTGCTGCTGGAAGTGGACGACCTGTTCCCGGTGGCCGAAACACTGGAGCACCTGGGTTTTGTCGAGCTGCGCGATGGCGATATCGAATTGACCGCTGCCGGCAAATTGTTTGCCGACTACGGCACGCAGGAGCGCAAAGTGCTGTTTGCCGAGCATCTGCTGCGCCACATCCCGCTGGCGGCGCGCATCCGTCGCGTGCTGCAGGAGCGTCCGGGCCAGCGCGCACCACGGCTGCGCTTTGAACAGGAACTGGAAGACTCGCTCAGCGACAGCGCGGCCGAGGAGACACTGGATACGGTGATCAGCTGGGGCCGTTATGCCGAGATCTTCTCTTATAACGACCACAGCGAAACCTTCAGCCTGGAAGACGTGGAAGGCGGGCAGTAA
- a CDS encoding sulfate/molybdate ABC transporter ATP-binding protein: MSIEIRNIRKQFGQFTALDNVSLDVASGELLALLGPSGCGKTTLLRIIAGLEKPDAGQVLFGGADATNTHVAERQVGFVFQHYALFRHMTVFDNVAFGLSVKPRRERPSQEEIRERVMKLLKMVQLDWLADAYPGQLSGGQRQRIALARSLAVEPKVLLLDEPFGALDAKVRKDLRRWLRDLHNDMHITSVFVTHDQEEALEVSDRVVVMDHGHIEQVGRPDDIYEHPATPFVTQFLGDVNLFHGRVDAGQLTIGSYEQALGQHQDADGDAAIAYVRPHDLDLTLQADGALAQGRVEHIHAVGPVVRVELQQADGQTIEAAVSKERFRALGIVPGDTVYVTPRKLAVFLQDAAGQQDYVI; this comes from the coding sequence ATGAGCATTGAAATCCGCAATATCCGCAAACAGTTTGGCCAGTTCACCGCGCTGGACAATGTCAGCCTTGATGTCGCTTCCGGCGAGCTGCTGGCGCTGCTGGGGCCGTCCGGCTGCGGCAAGACCACCTTGCTGCGCATCATTGCCGGGCTGGAAAAGCCGGATGCCGGCCAGGTGCTGTTTGGCGGTGCCGACGCTACCAACACCCATGTGGCCGAGCGTCAGGTGGGCTTTGTGTTCCAGCATTACGCGCTGTTCCGCCACATGACGGTATTCGACAACGTGGCCTTCGGCTTGTCGGTGAAGCCGCGCCGCGAACGCCCGTCGCAAGAGGAAATCCGCGAACGGGTGATGAAGTTGCTGAAGATGGTGCAGCTGGACTGGCTGGCCGATGCCTATCCCGGCCAATTGTCCGGCGGCCAGCGCCAGCGTATCGCCCTGGCCCGTTCACTGGCGGTGGAGCCCAAGGTGCTGCTGCTGGACGAACCCTTCGGCGCGCTGGATGCCAAGGTGCGCAAGGATTTGCGCCGCTGGCTGCGCGACCTGCACAACGACATGCATATCACCAGCGTGTTTGTGACCCACGATCAGGAAGAGGCGCTGGAAGTGTCCGACCGCGTGGTGGTGATGGATCACGGCCATATCGAGCAAGTGGGCCGTCCGGATGACATTTACGAACATCCGGCCACGCCCTTCGTCACCCAGTTCCTGGGCGATGTGAACCTGTTCCATGGCCGGGTGGATGCCGGTCAGCTCACCATCGGCAGTTATGAACAGGCGCTGGGCCAGCATCAGGATGCGGATGGTGACGCCGCCATCGCCTATGTGCGCCCGCATGATCTGGACCTCACCTTGCAAGCCGATGGCGCGTTGGCGCAAGGCCGCGTCGAACACATTCACGCCGTCGGGCCGGTGGTGCGGGTGGAGTTGCAGCAGGCCGATGGCCAGACCATCGAGGCCGCAGTCAGCAAGGAGCGCTTCCGCGCGCTGGGCATTGTGCCGGGCGATACCGTGTATGTGACGCCGCGCAAGCTGGCGGTATTCCTGCAAGATGCCGCTGGACAGCAGGACTATGTGATCTGA